Part of the Halomarina litorea genome is shown below.
GCTGGCGTTCTGTACGGGCGGACTGGCCTGCCCGGCACAGCTCCGGCGGGCCATCGAGCACTACGTGAGCCGGGGCGGACTCGACATCGAGGGCCTCGGCGCACAGAAGCTCGACCAGCTGGTGGAGGCGGGACTCGTGGAGTCCATCCCCGACCTCTACGCGCTCCGGGCGGCGGACCTCGCCCAGCTAGAGGGGTGGGGCGAGCGGAGCGCCGAGAACCTCGTCGAAGAGCTGGAGGCGGCGAAGGAGCCGCCGCTCGACGACTTCCTGACCGCGCTCGGCGTCCCCGAGGTGGGGCCGACGACGGCGACGAGCCTCGCCCGTGCCTTCGGCACGCTCGACAGGGTGATGGACGCCTCCGAGGAGGAGCTACAGGCCGTCGACGACGTGGGCCCGACCGTCGCCGGCGAGATTCGGACGTTCTTCGACAGCGAGCGCAACCGCGAGGTGGTCGAGGGCCTCCGCGAGGCGGGCGTCGAACCGAAGGAGATGGACGTAGAGACGGGCGACGCGCTCGACGGGTTGACGTTCGTCTTCACCGGGTCGCTCGACGGGATGACCCGCGGGGAGGCACAGGACCTCGTCGAGCGCCACGGCGCGAACGCCACCTCCAGCGTCTCGGGCAACACCGACTACCTCGTCGCGGGCGAGGGGGCGGGACAGAGCAAGCTAGACGACGCGGACGACGAGAACGTGCCGGTGCTCTCGGAGGAGACGTTCGCGGAGTTACTGGCCGAGTCCGGCATCGCGCTCGAAGAGGGGTCGTAGGTCCGAGCGGGGGCGGGCAGGCGACGGATCACGTGGAGTCGTCGGCCGCGTCGTCGCGCACGCGTCGCTCGGGGGACGCGGTCGGGTGTGAACCCGCGGGACGGCCGACGGTCGAAGTCAGGACACGGGGTCGCTGGTCCCGTTCTCCGTCAAAAAGGTGTGGTCGTCTCGCCGGTCCGGTTCAGAGGTCGGCCTTGCGGAAGCGGAGGTAGCCGAGCGTGAGCGGGACGACGAGCCAGAACGCGAGGACGACGAAGCCGAACCAGTCGTTCAGCCAGAACGCCTCGTTGTTGGCGCCCATGGGGACGCTCTCGTTCAGTTCCGTGAGCGCCGAGAACGCGAGCAGGTAGGCCTGTCGCGGGCTGAGGACGGCGAGGAACGTCGTGAGGTCCGCCCGGAACGCCTGGCTCCCGAGTTCGAAGTTGCTCATGATGGCCATCAGCGCGACCAGCAGCACCTGCCAGAGGAGCGTGAACAGCACCACGAGCGCGATGCCGATGGTGACGACGAGGTTCTCGGACTTGATGCCGGCCGAGAGGCCGACGCCGACGCTGACGAACGTCGTCCCCAGCAGGATGGTCATGAGGGTGAACAGCACGTAGTCGACGACCGAGAACGTACTCGCGAGGACGGCGAGGACGATGCCGCCGACGGCGAACCCGACGACGACGGCGAGCGTCACGACGACGCTCCGCCCGAGGAACTTCCCGAAGACGACGTCCTCGCGGCTGTGAGGCAGCGAGAGCAGTATCTTCAGGCTCCCCGTCTCGCGTTCGTTGCTCACCGCGCGGTAGCCCGTCAGCACGCCGATGGCCGGCAGGAGGATGGCCGTCGGGACGAGCAGCGACCCGATGAGGGCGAGGGCACCCTGCTCGGAGGAGCCGCCGCCCGAGCCGGCGATTTCGGCGAAGAAGTACGCCAGTCCGCCCACGAACAGGACGAAGACGGCGATGAGCGCCAGCAGGCGACGCGACCGGGCCGCGTCCTGAAAGTCCTTCTTGGCGACGGCGGTGAGACTCACGTCCGCACCTCCCCCTCGAGGTCGGCACCGTCGCGCCGCCCGTCGCGGCCGCCCTCGGTGTAGGAGACGAAGAGGTCCTCGAGGGAGGCTTTCTCCGTCGTGAAGTCGCGCACCTCGACGCCGGTGTCCTCGATGGCCGAGAGCACGGTGGTCTTGGAGGCGTCCTGGATGCTCACGACGATGGCGTTCCCGTTCGTCGTGACGTTCGAGACGCCGGGTACGTCGCGGGCCGCGGCGACGGCGGCGTCGGTCGGTTCGTCCACGGTGACGGTGAGCGTCGCGCCGGAGCCGGCGGAGGCGCGGAGGCCCTCGACGGTGTCCTCGGCGACGATCTGACCCTCCCGGAGGATGCCGACGCGGTCACAGACGGCGTCGACCTGCTCGAGGATGTGACTGGAGAAGAACACCGTCGCGCCGCGGGCGTTCTCCTGGCGGATGAGTTCGCGCATCTCGCGGGCCCCGTTGGGGTCCAGCCCCGTCGAGGGTTCGTCGAGGATGAGCAGGTCGGGTTGGCCCACGAGGGCCATCGCGAGGACCATGCGCTGGGTCATCCCCTTCGAGAAGCCCCCGGCCTTCCGGTCGGCGGCGTCCGCGATGCCGGTTCGTTCGAGGAGTTCCATCGGGTCGTCGTCCGCGTTCTTCGAGTCGATGGCGAACTCCATGTGCTGGCGGGCGGTCAGCCGGTCGTAGGCGTGGAACCCGTCGGGGAGGACGCCCACGCGCTGGCGGACGGCCGTCGACTCGGCCTGCGCGTCCATCCCGAGGACGCGGGCCGACCCGCTGGTCGGCCTGATGAAGTCCAGCAGGACGTTGATGGTCGTCGACTTCCCGGCCCCGTTCGGGCCGAGGAAGCCGTATATCTCGCCTTCCTCGACGGTCAGGTCGAGGTTCTGGAGGGCGACGACGTCGTCGCCGAACCGTTTCGTGACGCCGTCTATCTGTATGGCGGGCATAACGTACGCGCATTTCGATTCCCCCGTGAAAGACCTTGCTACTCTGTCAGACAGTCTCATCCGGAGCGTGCCGGTCGCGCATCCGGTCGGCCTCGGCGGCGTAGCGCTCGCGGGTCTCCTCGTCGTCGACGACGGTGAGGTCGCTCGGCGCGGTGTCGACGGCCGCCGTGACGCCGTCCTTGAGGAGGTGCGCCGAGCGCTCCTGCCGGAGGTACCGCTCGCCGTCAGGGGTGGCGTAGACGAGCGTGACGAGGTTCCGCGAGTCGTAGTCGCGTTCGACCAGCCACAGCCGCACCGTCCCGTCGCCGTTCTCGCTCATGTGTTCCGATTTCGGGCACGACTGGGGAGTATTTAATCGCATCGCGGCCCCTCGGTTCACCCTAGCACTCCCGCCTCCCGCGCGAGCAGGAGGGGCAGGAGCGTCCACCCGGTCGCCACGCCCTCGCGGGCCCGGTCGAGGGCGTCCTCGACCGGGACGAGTCGCACCGCGACGAACTCGTCGTCGTCGCGGTCCTGTGTCCCCGGTTCGAGGTCGTCCGCGACCACCACCCCGCGCGACTTCCGGAGCCACGCCACGGGGTAGTGCTCGCCGAGGGACTCGACGCGCCCCGCCTCGAACCCCGTCTCCTCTCGCAGTTCTCGCCGGCCCGCCGCCTCGATGGACTCGCCCGCCTCGACGCGCCCCATCGGGCAGGTGAGCACCGTCTCGCGCAGTCGCGGGCGGTACTCCTCGACGAACACCACCTGCCCCTCGTACTTTGCGACGATAGCCACCGCCGGGCGGTCCTCGACCCATCCGGTGCCCCTCGATTCGCCGTCCGGTCGACGCAGGCGGTCGTAGCCGGCGCGGACGCCGCGCGCGCCGACCGAGCGTGACCACTCGCGTCGCCAGCCCGACCGGTCGACGGCCGCCTCGGGTCGGTCCGGTCGGTCGGTCCCCTCGTCCATACCGGGGCGACACGCGGGGGCGACAAGTGCGTTGACCCCGTCGGGACCCGGCGGGGGCGGCCCGCGACGCGTCACTCTCATAACGACTCGTCCCCTCTCTCGAAACGGATGGACGGGACCGCGGTGCGCACTCGCGCGGGGGACCTCCCGCGCGAGCCAGGAGTCTACCAGTTCCTGAGTGACGACGACGTCGTGTTGTACGTCGGGAAGGCCGTCGAGTTGCGCGACCGGGTGCGGTCGTACGCCGACCCGCGCTCGGCGCGCATCCGCCGGATGGTCGATCGGGCGACGACCGTCGACTACGCGGTCACCGACACGGAGACGCAGGCGCTCTTGCTGGAGGCGAACCTCATCAAGCGCCACCAGCCACGCTACAACGTCCGCCTGAAGGACGACAAGTCCTACCCGCTGGTCCAGTTGACCGACCACGAGTTCCCCCGCATCGAGATAACCCGCGACCCGAACGAGGCCGCCACGGTCTACGGTCCCTACACCGACAAGGGGCGGGTCGAAGTGGTCGTGAAGGCCCTGCGGGAGACCTACGGCGTGCGGGGCTGTTCGGACCACAAGTTCTCGAACCGCGAGCGCCCCTGTCTCGACTACGACATCGGCCTCTGTACCGCCCCCTGCACGGGCGAAATCGGCGAGGCGGGCTACCTCGCGGACGTGGAGTCGGTCGAACGCTTCTTCGAGGGCGAGACGGGCGTCCTCGCGGACCCGCTCCGCCGCGAGATGGAGGCGGCCAGTCAGGACCAGCAGTTCGAGCGGGCGGCGAACCTCCGGGACCGACTGGCGGCCGTCGAGGCGTTCCACGGCGGGGCAAGCGCCGCGGTCAGCGACTCGGGCGGCGGGGGTGGCGAACGCGCGGTGGACGTCCTCGGTGTCGCCGTCGAGGGCGAACGGGCCACCGTCGCCCGCCTGCGGAGCGAGCGCGGGCAACTCGTCGACCGGGAGCGGCACACGATGGACGTACCGGACACCGACGAACCCGTCGCGGGCGTCCTGAGCGCGTTCGTCCCGCAGTACTACGCCGAGCGCGAACTCCCGGACGCCCTGCTCCTCCCCGAGCGACCCGAAGACGGAGAGGTGACGACGTGGCTCGAACGGGAGGGCGTCGCCGTCCGGGTGCCCGGCGCGGGCCGGGAGGCGACGCTGGTGGACCTCGCGCTGAAGAACGCGCGGCGCGCCGTCGGCGGACGCGACGAGGGCAGCGACCTCGCGGACGCCCTCTCCGTGACGTTTCCCGACCTCGGCCGGGTCGAACGCATCGAGGGGTTCGACGTGAGCCACGCGCAGGGGAAGGCCGTCGTCGGGTCGAACGTGGTCTTCGTCGGCGGCTCACCCGAGAAGGGCGACTACCGCCGGAAGAAGCTCACCGAGCGCAACGACGACTACGCCAACATGCGCGAACTCGTCGGCTGGCGGGCTATCCGTGCCATCGAGGGGAGGGACGACCGACCCGACCCGGACCTCCTGCTCGTCGACGGCGGGGAGGGCCAACTGGAGGCGGCCCGCGACGCCCTCGACGAGGTCGGGTGGGACGTCCCCGCAATCGGCCTCGCCAAGCGCGAGGAGCGGGTGATAACCCACGACGGGGGGTTCGACTGGCCGAGCGACGCCCCGCACCTCCACCTCCTGCAGCGAGTGCGCGACGAGGCCCACCGGTTCGCGGTGCAGTACCACCAGCAGGTGCGCGACGAGGTGCGCACCGTCCTCGACGACGTGTCCGGTATCGGCCCGGAGACGCGCCGTCGGCTCCTGCGCCGGTTCGGGAGCGTCGAGAACGTCCGGGCGGCGAGCGTCGAGGACCTCACGAGCGTCACGGGCGTCGGCGCGAAGACGGCGGAGACGCTCAAGCGACGGCTGTGACCCCGTCCGTGCGCGTCGACGCGACGGTCGACGACCGGGAACCGGCGGGCGTGGTCGAGGCGGTCCGCGAGCACCCTGACGTGACCGGCACGGGCGTCCGGCGCCTCGCCAGCGGCGACATCGTCCTCCGACCCGAGGCGACGGACGGGGGACGGAAGAGAACGGGGAACGGAAACGGGGAGCCTCCGACCACCGCCGTCGAGCGCAAGACTCCGCGCGACTTCGTCCAGTCGGCCGTGGGTCGTCACGGGAGCGACCTCCGGGACCAGCTAGCGCGCCTCGCCGCGGGCGCGGACCACGCCTACCTCCTCGTGGAGGGCGACGTCGCGGACGTAGAGCGGGCGACGGGCCTCGACGGGGCGGCCGTGACCGGAACCGTCGCCTCGCTCATGGCGCGCAGCGGCGTGCCCGTCGTCTTCTGTGGCTCGCGGGACCGGCTGGTCGACCTCGCGGTCCGCCTCGCCCGCAAGCACGCCGAGGCCCCCGGCCGGCGGGCGCTCCCGTCCGGTGCGGTGCCCTCGCGCGCCGAACCGACCGCCAAGCGGATGTACGGCACCGTCGACGGCATCGGTCCGGCGCTCGCGACGACACTCCACGAGGCGTACCCCACCGTCGAGTCGCTCCTCGGGGCGAGCGTCGAGGACCTCACCGAACTGGAGGGGTTCGGCGAGGGCCGGGCGCGAGCGGTGTACGAGGCGCTCCGCACCCCCGAGTAGTCAGGGGACCTTCACGTAATGGTGGCCCTCTGCCTGCAGTTCGGCGAGGGTCCCCATCCCCGAACTGCCCGTCTCGACGCCGTCGAGCAGTCGGTCTGCGTCGATGTCCCGGCCCGCGAGCGAGTTCGAGCAGACGACGAACCGCACCTCGTCGACCAAGTCGCGGACCGTCCCGGCGACGTGCGACCCCTCGAGGAAGGCGCGGACGGCCTCGCCGTTGGCGACGAACGCCACCGCCTCGGTGTCGACGGTGTCGTCGGCCAGCAGGTTCCGGGCGTTCGACAGGGCGTGGTCCTGTGCGGTCGTGTCGGCGCTGGAGCAGTGGAAGACGACGTCCATGCGAGTCCCTGTCTCCCGTCGGACGCTTAGCTCCGTCGGCGGGGCCGACCGCCCGGTGGCCGGTCGCTCTCCGCCGTCGACCCCGAGGGCGTGACGGAACTCCCCGAACGCGGGCAGTACTCTCGCGTCGAGTAACCCGAGTCCCGCCGCGAGGGTTTATGTGAACGCGACGACACCCCACGGTATGAGCGGTTCCCGCGATAGCCTGTTCTACAAAGTCGGCAAGGCCCTCGCCGAGGCGGAGCGCGAGATGGAGGGCCGGTCGGGCTCCGGGTCGGGCGCACGAAACCGCCCCTCCTCGTCGGGCGCGGTCTCCCGCCCGCAACCCGGGTCCGGCGGCACCGGCATCGGTCCCGACTACGACGATGGGGGCGACCGCCCCACGCCGCGGTGGAGTCGCGCGCTCCTCGGCGTCGCCGGTCTCGTCGCCGTCGTCGGTCTGCTTGGATTCCTCCCCCTCTCGCCCGCCGTCCTCGTCGGGACAGTCCTCTTCCTCGTCGGACTGGCCGCGCTGCTCGACAGCATCGAGATCGTACAGGCCTACGAGAAGCGCGCGCTGACGGTGTTCGGCGCGAACCAGGGGCTCCTCTCGCCCGGCCTGCACTTCGTCCCGCCGTTCGTCTCGCGGACCTACCAGTTCGACATGCGCACGGAGACGATGGACGTGCCCCGGCAGGAGGCCATCACGCGGGACAACTCGCCGGTCACCGCCGACGCCGTCGTCTACATCCGCGTCGTGGACGCCGAGAAGGCGTTCCTCGGCGTGGACAACTACCGCCGCGCGACGTCCTACCTCGCCCAGACCAGCCTCCGTGCCGTCCTCGGCGACATGGAACTCGACGAGACGCTCTCGCGGCGCGACGAGATCAACCGCCGCATTCGCGAGGAACTCGACGGCCCGACCGACGAGTGGGGCGTCCGCGTCGAGGCGGTCGAGGTCCGCGAGGTCAAACCCAGCCGCGAGGTGGAGAGCGCGATGGAACAGCAGACGTCGGCCGAGCGCCGTCGCCGCGCCATGATTCTGGAGGCGCAGGGTGAACGTCGCAGCGCCGTCGAGTCCGCCGAGGGGGCCAAGCAGTCGAACATCATCCGCGCGCAGGGCGAGAAGCAGAGCCAGATCCTCGAAGCGCAGGGGGACGCCATCTCGACGGTCCTGCGCGCCCGCGCGGCGGAGTCGATGGGCGAGCGCGCCATCATCGAGAAGGGCATGGAGACGCTGGCGGAGATCGGCCAGTCGCCCTCCACGACGTTCGTGATTCCGCAGGAACTCACCTCGCTGGTGGGTCGCTACGGCAAGCACCTCTCGGGGAGCGACGTGAGGCGCGAGGGCCGGTCACTGGAGGGCCAGCGCTTCGACGCGGAGACCCGCGAGATGCTCGGACTCGACGACATCGCCGAAATCCTCGGGGAGATAGAGGACGTGGGCGGGGAGCAGCGGCGTGCGACGACCATCGAAATCGCCGACCGCGAGGCCGAACCCGAACCGGACGCGGAGTGAGGCAGGGGCTACGGTTTTCCCGCTGGTGGGAGTTGCGGACCCATGGGCGACTCCGACCACGACGGCGAGAGCGTGATGGCCGACGGCGAGGAACCGTTCGACGCCGACGAACACCGGCGAATCGCCGTCGACTTCGACAGGACGCTGACGGCGGGCGAGGACTCCTACATCACCGAGGACCCCGAGGACCCGGACGAGGAGATGGTCGAGTGGGTGAACTACCAGTACCGGCAGGGCCACACCATCATCGTCTGGACGGCCCGCCCGTGGGAGGCCGCACAGGAGACGGTCGCCCGCCTCACCGAGTGGGGCGTCGACTGGCACGGTCTTCGCATGGAGAAGGGTCACGCCGACGTGTACGTCGACGACAAGGGCACCATGCCGAGCGAGGAACTCACCAAGGAGGGGTTCGACGGCGACGGCGAACTCGACGACGGCGAGGGGAAAGTCGACAAGGACAAGGACGGCGACCCGGACGACGCGGGGACGCAGTAGGCGACCCGCTCGCAGTGGACGACGGACCCGACGGTCGGTGGCCCGCTCAGGTCGCCGCGCGCACGACGCGGGCGAACGCCTCGCGGAACTGGCGGGTCTTTCCCTCCTCGGAGTAGGGGTCGCTGGCCGCGCGACTCGCCCGCGAGAGTTCCTCACGGCGGTCGAGCGGGGCGTCGAAGTACTCACAGACCGCGTCCGCGAGCGCCCGCGGTGTCGGTGGGACGACGAGTGCGTCGTCGACGTTCGCGACCGCGGACCGGGCACCCGTCGTCTCGGTGACGACGGCGGGGAGGCCCGCCCGCATCGCCTCGACGACGCTCACGCCGAACGCCTCGATGTGGGCGGGGTGGACGTACAGCGACGCTCCCACGAAGGCGTCGGCCAGCGACTCGACGTAGCCCCGGAGGGTGACGCCCGCCGTCTCGGTGTACGCGGCGGGGTGGCCCGGCCCGACGATGTGGAGTTCGGCTCCCGGGTGCCGGTCGCGGACGCGGGGCCACGCCTCCACGAGTAGTTCGACGCCCTTGTGGTCGCGCCACGCTCCGACCATCACCGCGACGGGCGCGTCGAGTTCGGGAGTCTCCTCGGCGAGCGACACGAACGGTCCGGGCTGGATGTACGGCGGGGCCACCCCGAGAGGGAACTCCGGGCCGACGACCGCCCGGAGGCGGTCGCGGGCGAACTCGGAGACGGCGATGGCCCCGTCGCAGTAGTGCCGGCAGATACGCTGGAGGACGGCGGTGTCGACGCGGGCGTTCCCCCGACGCTTCGTCGCCCGGAGGCGCGCGTCGTCCGGGCGCGGGACGTAGGTGTGGCCGAGCAAGCGGTCGGAGGCGGCGAGGTGGACGACGGTCGCGTCCGGGTAGCGCCGCTTGATGGCGGGCGCGGCGTAGAGGACCGCGTCGTTCTCGGTGATGTAGACGTCGCGCTCGGGGAGGGCGGCGACCGCCCCGGAGACGACGTCCGTGAGGAACGTCTCGCGGACGGGGGTGGGGAGCGACCGGAAGGTCACGACGTGGTCGTCGGCCCCCACGGCGTCGGCGAACCCACGGTGGGCGGGATGGCCGTAGTCGCACCGACGGCGCTGGGTCGGACCGTGGCCGGTCGAGGGGTAGACCATGCCGACCGTCCGGTTCGTCGGGTCTCGGGCGGGCATCGACTTTCAGGAGTGCGGGAGGCGGGATAAGGGGTGGGGGCCGCGTCGGGCCGGGCGCGTGGGATGCGGGCGCCCTCAGAACCCGCCGAGGGCCATCAGGAACAGCGCGACCGAGATGACGGCGAAGAGGACGCCGACGAAGTTCTTGATGGTGCTCGTGTCGAGTGCGTTCGAGACGTAGGGGGCGATCTGGCCGCCGAGGACCGTCGCCGGGACGGTGAACACGACCATGTTCCACGGCGTCGACGCCAGCGAGAGCGCGTGGCCACCGACGAGGCCGCCGCCGAAGACGTGGACCAGCGACGCGAGGATGGCCGTGAGCGCGACGACGATGTGGTTCGTCCCGATGGCGACGCGGACGGGCACCTTCGTGTTCAGCATCGAGATGATGCCGAGTTCGCCGATACCGAAGCCGGCGAGTCCCTGGAACGTCCCGCCGATGCTGTAGTTGGCGAACCGGCGCAGATAGCCCACGCGGTCGTACTGGTAGTCGTCGCCGTCGCGGTCGACCCGGGTGACGGTCCCGTCGTCGTCGGTGCGGACGCCCGCTGGACCGAGTTTGTCGGCGTCGTTCGGCAGGGCGGCCCCGCCGTCGGCGGCGACGGCGTCGGCGTCGTCGGATTCGCTCGACCCGTCGTGGTCGAGGTCGATCTTGAACAGGAGGAACGCCGCCGACAGGAGGGCGACGCCCAGCAGCGTGTGGAACACCACCTCGGGGATGACGAACGAGAGCAGCGCTCCTGCGACGACGAACGGAATCGACCCACCGACGAGCGACAGCGCCAGTCGGCGGTCGACGAGACCGTACTGGATGAACGCGATGGAGGAGCTCGACAGGCCGAACGCCTCGCTGATGAGCCCCACCTTCACGATGGTCTCGGGGGTGAGTGGCTGGGCGAACAGCGGGTAGATGAAGATGAGGAAGGGAACGAAGATTGCCGACCCGCTAATGCCGACGGTGTTGACGATGGTCGCCCCGGCGAGGAACGCGGGGAAGAGCCACCAGTAGTTCAGCCAGTAATCCGCTCCCGTCTCCGCGGGCGTCGGTGCCGCGAAGAACACGCTCGCGACGAACAGGACGGGCGCGAGGCCGACGAGCAGGTGCTGGTGCTTCAGTAACGTCTTCTGGATGTGACTGTAGCGGTGAGAACTCATGGTGTGTCGTGTGTCTCAGAGACTCTCTGCTCCGGTCGTCCGGAGCGAAGCGACTGACCCGGCGCACGCCCACTCCGACCCCCCGGCGGCGACCGGGAACGGGGAACGCATACGGCACGAGAAGCGACGGCGGCCCGGACACTTGACGGGGCGACCGCCAACGAGTGTGGGGTCGCCCGCGCGTCCGGCGCACTCGGCCGCCGAGTCGCGGGTCACGGTGTCCGCCCAGTAGCGGCGACTGCCGGAAAGGGATTGGCCTTCAGGACACGTCTGCGGGCCTGAACACGGATTATCGACCGTGAGGGTTGCGCGGTCAGAACTCCTCGGCGGGGGCCGGGACCCCCTCCTCGGCGGCGTCGAGTTCGTACGCCTCGCGGACCGCCCGCATCCGGTCGCGGATGTCGGCGGCGAGTTCGAACTCCAGGTTGGCGGCGGCCTCCTCCATTCGTTCGCGGAGGTCCTCGACGTACTGTTCTGCCTCCTCCGCGGAGTCGGGTTCGACGCCCGCGACGCCCCCGGTGTCCGTCTTGCTCCCCGGCAGGTTCGTCTCGCCGACTTCCTTCTCGATGGTCGTCGGCGTGAGGCCGTGTTCCTCGTTGAACGCCTGCTGAATCTCGCGACGACGGTTCGTCTCGTCGATGGCCGCCCGCATGGCGTCGGTGGTCTCGTCGGCGTAGAGAACGACCTCGCCGTTGACGTTCCGGGCCGCCCGGCCCATCGTCTGGACGAGGGTGGTCTCGCTCCTGAGGAACCCCTGCTGGTCGGCGTCGAGGATGGCGACGAGGCTCACCTCCGGGATGTCCAGTCCCTCGCGCAGGAGGTTGATGCCGACGAGGACGTCGAACTCTCCCAGCCTGAGGCCCCGGACGAGTTCGTGGCGTTCGAGCGTGTCCGTCTCGTCGTGCATGTACTCGACGGCGACGCCCGCCTCCTCCAGGTACTCGGTGAGGTCCTCGGCCATGCGCTTGGTCAGCGTCGTCACCAGCACGCGCTCGTCGCGCTCGATGCGCCCGTCGATGCGGTCCATCAGGTCGTCTATCTGCCCCTCGGCGGGCGAGATTTCGACGGCCGGGTCCACGAGGTGGGTGGGCCGGACGATCTGTTCGACGACCTGCTCGGAGTGCTCGCGCTCGTAGTCGCCGGGCGTCGCGCTCACGTAGAGCACGTCGTTGGTCTTCTCGACGAACTCCTCGAAGGTGAGCGGGCGGTTGTCGTACGCGGTCGGTAATCGAAAGCCGTTCCCGACGAGCGAGTCCTTCCGGGACTTGTCGCCGGCGAACTGGCCCGTTATCTGAGGGATGGTGACGTGCGACTCGTCGATGACCGTGAGGAAGTCCTCGGGGAAGTAGTCGAGGAGGGTGTAGGGGGCGTCCCCCGGTTCGCGGTCCGAGAGGTGGACCGAGTAGTTCTCGAT
Proteins encoded:
- the uvrB gene encoding excinuclease ABC subunit UvrB gives rise to the protein MSDAGSPLSPDRPGLDRPFRVDAPFDPAGDQPEAIEQLARGYREGMGEQTLLGVTGSGKTNTVSWTVEEIQQPTLVLAHNKTLAAQLYDEFRNLFPDNAVEYFVSYYDYYQPEAYVEQSDTYIDKDASINDEIDRLRHSATRSLLTRDDVIVVASVSAIYGLGDPRNYVDMAMRLETGQQMDRDELLKGLVDLNYERNDVDFTQGTFRVRGDTVEVFPMYGRYAVRIEFWGDEIDRMQKVDVLEGESKGEQGAVLVHPAEHYSIPEGRLENAIEEIEDLMHDRVSYFERQGDLVAAQRIEERTTFDLEMMRETGYCSGIENYSVHLSDREPGDAPYTLLDYFPEDFLTVIDESHVTIPQITGQFAGDKSRKDSLVGNGFRLPTAYDNRPLTFEEFVEKTNDVLYVSATPGDYEREHSEQVVEQIVRPTHLVDPAVEISPAEGQIDDLMDRIDGRIERDERVLVTTLTKRMAEDLTEYLEEAGVAVEYMHDETDTLERHELVRGLRLGEFDVLVGINLLREGLDIPEVSLVAILDADQQGFLRSETTLVQTMGRAARNVNGEVVLYADETTDAMRAAIDETNRRREIQQAFNEEHGLTPTTIEKEVGETNLPGSKTDTGGVAGVEPDSAEEAEQYVEDLRERMEEAAANLEFELAADIRDRMRAVREAYELDAAEEGVPAPAEEF